One genomic segment of Ancylobacter sp. IITR112 includes these proteins:
- a CDS encoding DapH/DapD/GlmU-related protein, with translation MAHKLGPSPTVDPTAKITRSTLGRYTEVGPRTQLLEVELGDYSYVVNDSDIAYARIGKFTSIAAMTRINPGNHPMQRASQSHFTYRASAYFDDAQDEPDFFAWRRAQGVTIGHDVWIGHGAIVLAGRAIGDGAVVAAGAVVTKDVAPYSIVAGVPARPVKERFPPAIAARLQALAWWDWDHARLRAALEDFRTLAIEAFLEKHGG, from the coding sequence ATGGCGCACAAGCTCGGACCCTCGCCCACCGTCGATCCCACCGCCAAGATCACCCGCTCGACGCTTGGGCGCTACACCGAAGTGGGCCCGCGCACCCAGCTTCTGGAAGTGGAACTCGGCGACTATTCCTATGTGGTGAACGATTCCGACATCGCCTATGCGCGGATCGGCAAGTTCACCTCCATCGCGGCGATGACCCGCATTAACCCCGGCAATCACCCGATGCAGCGGGCGAGCCAGTCGCATTTCACCTATCGCGCCTCCGCCTATTTCGACGACGCGCAGGACGAGCCGGATTTCTTCGCCTGGCGCCGGGCGCAGGGCGTCACCATCGGCCATGATGTGTGGATCGGCCATGGCGCCATCGTGCTGGCGGGACGCGCCATCGGCGATGGCGCGGTGGTCGCCGCCGGGGCCGTGGTGACCAAGGACGTGGCGCCCTACAGCATCGTCGCCGGGGTGCCGGCGCGGCCGGTGAAGGAGCGCTTTCCGCCGGCCATCGCCGCCCGGCTGCAGGCGCTCGCCTGGTGGGACTGGGACCATGCCCGCCTGCGCGCCGCGCTGGAGGATTTCCGCACGCTGGCCATCGAGGCGTTTCTGGAAAAACACGGCGGGTAG
- the cysP gene encoding thiosulfate ABC transporter substrate-binding protein CysP, translating into MRLSRRLILSATLAAALAPVAFGLPQARADEPNQILNASYDIARELFDAENKQFEPAYKAKTGKEIKVNQSHAGTSKQARSIVEGLEADVVTFNQVTDITFLVDKGFIAKDWQTRLPNASSPWYSFPAFLVREGNPKNVKNWDDLVRDDVKLVFPNPKTSGNARYTYLAAYAFALEKFNGDVAKADAFAKKLLSNVVVFDTGGRGATTSFVEREQGDVLITFEAEVIGVKDAYKDKNFQVVVPEVSLLAEFPVAVVDKVVDKRGSRQIATDYLTYLYSPEGQKIAAEFNNRVVDPKVAEEFKGKFAPVRLVKVEDVFGGWANAQKTHFASGGKLDELFVAQ; encoded by the coding sequence ATGCGCCTCTCGCGCCGCCTGATCCTGTCCGCCACCCTCGCCGCCGCGCTGGCGCCGGTCGCCTTCGGCCTGCCGCAGGCCCGCGCCGACGAGCCGAACCAGATTCTCAACGCCTCCTACGACATCGCCCGCGAGCTGTTCGACGCCGAGAACAAGCAGTTCGAGCCGGCCTACAAGGCGAAGACCGGCAAGGAGATCAAGGTCAACCAGAGCCATGCCGGCACGTCGAAGCAGGCGCGCTCCATCGTCGAGGGCCTTGAGGCCGACGTGGTGACCTTCAACCAGGTCACCGACATCACCTTCCTCGTCGACAAGGGCTTCATCGCCAAGGACTGGCAGACCCGCCTGCCCAACGCCTCCTCGCCCTGGTACTCCTTCCCGGCCTTCCTCGTGCGCGAGGGCAACCCGAAGAACGTGAAAAACTGGGACGACCTCGTCCGCGACGACGTGAAGCTGGTGTTCCCCAACCCGAAGACCTCGGGCAATGCGCGCTACACCTATCTCGCCGCCTATGCCTTCGCGCTGGAGAAGTTCAACGGCGACGTGGCCAAGGCCGACGCCTTCGCCAAGAAGCTGCTTTCCAATGTCGTCGTGTTCGACACTGGCGGGCGCGGCGCCACCACCTCCTTCGTCGAGCGCGAGCAGGGCGATGTGCTCATCACCTTCGAGGCCGAGGTGATCGGCGTGAAGGATGCCTATAAGGACAAGAACTTCCAGGTCGTGGTGCCGGAGGTGAGCCTGCTGGCCGAATTCCCGGTCGCGGTGGTGGACAAGGTGGTCGACAAGCGCGGCTCGCGCCAGATCGCCACCGACTACCTCACCTATCTCTACTCGCCGGAAGGCCAGAAGATCGCGGCCGAGTTCAACAACCGCGTGGTCGATCCGAAGGTGGCGGAAGAGTTCAAGGGCAAGTTCGCCCCCGTCCGCCTCGTCAAGGTCGAGGACGTGTTCGGCGGCTGGGCCAATGCGCAGAAGACCCATTTCGCCTCCGGCGGCAAGCTCGACGAGCTGTTTGTCGCGCAGTAG
- a CDS encoding phosphoribosylanthranilate isomerase — MALEIKICGLSTGETLEASLGAGADMVGMVFFAPSPRHVDLATAAALGAQARGRAQIVALTVDADDATLAAIVDALNPDMLQLHGRETPERVGAIRARFGLPVMKALGIASAEDLAVLPAYEGVADRLLLDAKPPRGARLPGGNGVAFDWNLIAGLDPARPFMLSGGLDPENVAGAVRLIHPPGLDVSSGVERGPGIKDPSRIEAFLRAARAAEAQGSSAPTADTFPGSAPTPPSPARETSPS, encoded by the coding sequence TTGGCGCTTGAGATCAAAATCTGCGGGCTGAGCACCGGCGAGACACTGGAAGCGTCGCTCGGCGCGGGTGCGGACATGGTGGGCATGGTGTTCTTCGCCCCCTCGCCGCGCCATGTCGATCTCGCCACCGCCGCCGCTCTGGGCGCCCAGGCGCGCGGGCGGGCGCAGATCGTCGCGCTCACCGTCGATGCCGACGACGCCACGCTCGCCGCCATCGTCGACGCGCTGAACCCGGACATGCTGCAACTGCACGGCCGCGAGACTCCGGAGCGTGTCGGCGCCATCCGCGCGCGCTTCGGCCTGCCGGTCATGAAGGCGCTCGGCATTGCCTCGGCTGAGGACCTCGCCGTCCTGCCCGCCTATGAGGGCGTGGCCGACCGGCTGCTGCTCGACGCCAAGCCGCCCAGGGGCGCGCGACTTCCCGGCGGCAATGGCGTCGCCTTCGACTGGAACCTCATCGCCGGCCTTGACCCCGCCCGGCCCTTCATGCTGTCAGGCGGGCTCGACCCGGAAAACGTCGCCGGCGCGGTGCGGCTCATCCATCCGCCGGGTCTCGACGTATCCTCCGGTGTCGAACGTGGACCCGGCATCAAGGACCCGTCCCGCATCGAGGCTTTCCTGCGCGCCGCGCGGGCGGCCGAGGCGCAAGGGTCTTCCGCTCCGACCGCCGACACCTTCCCCGGCTCCGCGCCGACGCCGCCTTCACCTGCCAGAGAGACGAGCCCGTCGTGA
- a CDS encoding LapA family protein, protein MLRRLLLILIVLPVSVGLVMLAVANRHPVSLVVDPLTGAGGWSVEVPLFLVVFTAMIIGVVLGGVAAWLSQGRYRKAARRSAREARSAHAEVEELRAAQRDSAARPMLAHRRDAA, encoded by the coding sequence GTGCTGCGCCGTCTGTTGCTGATCCTCATCGTCCTGCCGGTCTCGGTCGGGCTCGTCATGCTGGCCGTGGCCAACCGCCACCCGGTGTCGCTGGTCGTCGACCCGCTGACCGGGGCCGGCGGCTGGTCGGTCGAGGTACCGCTGTTCCTCGTGGTCTTCACGGCGATGATCATCGGCGTGGTGCTGGGCGGCGTGGCGGCGTGGCTGAGCCAGGGCCGTTACCGCAAGGCGGCCCGGCGTTCGGCGCGCGAGGCGCGCTCCGCCCATGCCGAGGTGGAGGAACTGCGCGCCGCCCAGCGTGACAGCGCGGCGCGGCCAATGCTCGCCCACCGCCGCGACGCGGCCTGA
- the accD gene encoding acetyl-CoA carboxylase, carboxyltransferase subunit beta: protein MNWISNVVPKLSSFLNRREVPENLWVKCPETGQMVFHKDLEANLHVVPGSGYHMRMDPTARLRSVFDGGKWYDIALPAVAVDPLKFRDEKRYVDRLKDARTKTGAQDAVKVGYGKLEGLPVTVAVQDFGFMGGSLGMAAGEAIVTGLETAASRGTPFIMFASSGGARMQEGILSLMQMPRTTCAIQELREAKLPYIVVLTNPTTGGVTASYAMLGDIQIAEPGALIGFAGPRVIEQTIREKLPEGFQRAEYLRDHGMIDLVVHRHAMRATLARLCRLLMRAPAAAAEPAKAPAPPPAEDKSAEAPALPAPAPANPAPASA, encoded by the coding sequence TTGAACTGGATCTCGAACGTCGTCCCCAAGCTGAGCTCCTTCCTGAACCGTCGGGAAGTGCCGGAAAATCTCTGGGTGAAGTGCCCGGAGACCGGGCAGATGGTGTTCCACAAGGACCTGGAGGCCAATCTCCATGTCGTCCCCGGCTCCGGCTATCACATGCGCATGGACCCGACGGCGCGGCTGCGCTCGGTGTTCGACGGCGGCAAATGGTACGACATCGCCCTGCCGGCGGTGGCGGTCGACCCGCTGAAGTTCCGCGACGAGAAGCGCTATGTCGATCGCTTGAAGGACGCCCGCACCAAGACCGGCGCGCAGGACGCGGTGAAGGTCGGCTATGGCAAGCTGGAAGGCCTGCCGGTCACCGTGGCGGTGCAGGATTTCGGCTTCATGGGCGGTTCGCTCGGCATGGCGGCGGGCGAGGCCATCGTCACCGGGCTGGAAACCGCCGCCTCGCGCGGCACACCCTTCATCATGTTCGCCTCCTCCGGCGGCGCGCGCATGCAGGAAGGCATCCTCTCGCTGATGCAGATGCCGCGCACCACCTGCGCCATCCAGGAACTGCGCGAGGCGAAGCTGCCCTATATCGTGGTGCTGACCAACCCGACCACGGGCGGCGTCACCGCCTCCTACGCCATGCTGGGCGACATCCAGATCGCCGAGCCGGGCGCGCTGATCGGCTTCGCCGGCCCGCGCGTCATCGAGCAGACCATCCGCGAGAAGCTGCCCGAGGGGTTCCAGCGCGCCGAATATCTGCGCGACCACGGCATGATCGACCTCGTGGTGCACCGTCACGCCATGCGCGCGACGCTGGCGCGGCTCTGCCGCCTGCTGATGCGCGCGCCCGCCGCCGCGGCGGAACCCGCCAAGGCGCCGGCGCCCCCGCCCGCCGAGGACAAGTCGGCCGAGGCCCCGGCCCTGCCGGCTCCCGCCCCCGCCAACCCCGCGCCCGCCAGCGCCTGA
- a CDS encoding ornithine cyclodeaminase family protein, with translation MSDLRFISSGEIAGLLSFPALIDAIEAAFRRRITVPVRHHHTMARPDGDATALLMPAWTSEGTEDDVYGTKLVTVFPGNNARGLESITGLYLLNSGATGQPLAVMDARTLTVWRTAAASALAARYLAREDASRLAVIGAGALAPYLARAHASVRPIRTISIWNRTLAKAEALAESLRAEGFTATAEPDRGAAIAGADIVTSATLSPQPLVEGRYLSPGQHVDLVGGFTPIMREADDEAIRRARVYVDTRAGAGKEAGDIVIPLASGVLTPDAIHGDLFELTAGTAKGRGSAEEITLFKSVGTAIEDLAAAELVWKALKG, from the coding sequence ATGAGCGATCTGCGCTTCATCTCGTCGGGCGAGATCGCCGGGCTTTTGTCCTTCCCCGCGCTGATCGACGCCATTGAGGCGGCGTTCCGCCGCCGCATCACCGTGCCGGTGCGCCATCATCACACCATGGCCCGCCCGGATGGCGACGCCACCGCGCTGCTGATGCCGGCCTGGACCAGCGAGGGCACCGAGGACGATGTGTACGGCACCAAGCTGGTGACCGTGTTCCCCGGCAACAACGCCCGTGGGCTTGAGAGCATCACCGGGCTGTATCTGCTCAATTCCGGCGCCACCGGCCAGCCGCTGGCGGTGATGGATGCGCGCACCCTCACCGTGTGGCGCACCGCCGCCGCCTCGGCGCTCGCCGCCCGCTATCTCGCCCGCGAAGACGCCAGCCGGCTGGCGGTGATCGGGGCCGGGGCGCTCGCCCCCTATCTCGCCCGCGCCCATGCCAGCGTGCGGCCCATCCGCACCATCAGCATCTGGAACCGCACCCTCGCCAAGGCCGAAGCGCTCGCGGAAAGCCTGCGTGCCGAGGGCTTCACTGCCACGGCCGAGCCCGACCGGGGCGCCGCTATCGCCGGGGCCGACATCGTCACCTCGGCCACGCTGTCGCCGCAGCCTCTGGTCGAGGGGCGCTATCTCAGCCCCGGCCAGCATGTCGACCTCGTCGGCGGCTTCACCCCGATCATGCGCGAGGCCGATGATGAGGCGATCCGCCGCGCGCGGGTCTATGTCGACACCCGCGCCGGGGCCGGCAAGGAAGCGGGCGACATCGTCATCCCGCTGGCGAGCGGCGTACTGACGCCCGACGCCATTCACGGCGACCTGTTCGAACTGACCGCCGGCACCGCCAAGGGCCGTGGCAGCGCCGAGGAGATCACCCTGTTCAAGTCGGTCGGCACCGCCATTGAAGATCTCGCCGCCGCCGAGCTGGTGTGGAAGGCGCTGAAGGGCTGA
- a CDS encoding integration host factor subunit beta, whose amino-acid sequence MIKSELVQRIAEANPHLYQRDVENIVNAILDEIVAALARGDRVELRGFGAFSVKARPARTGRNPRTGEHVDVDGKAVPYFKTGKEMRERLNDGVDLE is encoded by the coding sequence ATGATCAAGTCTGAACTGGTGCAGCGGATCGCCGAGGCGAATCCGCATCTCTACCAACGCGATGTCGAGAACATCGTGAATGCCATTCTCGACGAGATCGTCGCGGCGCTCGCGCGCGGCGACCGCGTCGAGCTGCGCGGTTTCGGCGCCTTCTCGGTGAAGGCGCGGCCGGCGCGCACCGGCCGCAACCCGCGCACCGGCGAACATGTGGATGTCGACGGCAAGGCCGTGCCCTATTTCAAGACGGGCAAGGAAATGCGCGAGCGCCTGAATGATGGCGTCGATCTGGAATAA
- the trpA gene encoding tryptophan synthase subunit alpha, protein MSTRIETRFRACAAEGRAALVTFVTAGDPDHDTSLALLKALPAAGADIIELGVPFTDPMADGPAIQAAGLRALAAGQTLAKTLAMVKSFREGDDTTPVVLMGYYNPVYVYGVERFLADAKAAGVDGLVMVDLPPEEDGELCLPALAAGLDFIRLATPTTDDKRLPAVLANTAGFVYYVSITGITGAAQADPDAVGRAVARIKRHTALPVAVGFGVKTPESAAAIAANADGVVVGSALIDALRATLDAENRATPATLTAVTDLVGRLAEAVRGVRRQAAE, encoded by the coding sequence ATGAGCACCCGCATCGAAACCCGCTTCCGCGCCTGCGCCGCCGAGGGGCGGGCCGCGCTCGTCACCTTCGTCACCGCCGGCGATCCCGACCACGACACCTCGCTGGCGCTGCTGAAGGCGCTGCCGGCGGCGGGTGCCGACATCATCGAACTCGGCGTGCCCTTCACCGACCCGATGGCCGACGGCCCGGCGATCCAGGCCGCGGGCCTGCGCGCGCTGGCGGCCGGGCAGACGCTGGCCAAGACGCTCGCCATGGTGAAGAGCTTCCGCGAAGGCGACGACACCACGCCCGTGGTGCTGATGGGCTATTACAACCCGGTCTATGTCTATGGCGTCGAGCGCTTCCTCGCCGACGCCAAGGCAGCGGGCGTGGACGGCCTCGTGATGGTCGACCTGCCGCCGGAGGAAGATGGCGAACTCTGCCTGCCGGCGCTGGCGGCGGGGCTCGACTTCATCCGCCTCGCCACCCCGACCACCGACGACAAGCGGCTGCCGGCCGTGCTCGCGAACACGGCGGGCTTCGTCTACTACGTCTCGATCACCGGCATCACCGGCGCGGCGCAGGCCGACCCGGACGCGGTCGGCCGGGCGGTGGCGCGGATCAAGCGCCACACCGCGCTGCCCGTCGCGGTCGGCTTCGGCGTGAAGACCCCGGAAAGCGCCGCCGCCATCGCCGCCAATGCCGATGGCGTGGTGGTCGGCTCGGCGCTGATCGACGCGCTGCGCGCCACGCTCGATGCTGAGAACCGCGCCACGCCCGCCACCCTTACCGCCGTCACCGACCTTGTCGGCCGGCTGGCCGAAGCCGTGCGCGGGGTGCGCCGCCAGGCGGCGGAATAG
- the cysW gene encoding sulfate ABC transporter permease subunit CysW, whose amino-acid sequence MAREPASSADEQGPRRIRVGDGPATRRLLIGTVLLVTALVLVAPLLAIFAEAFRHGAAAYAASFRAPDTQYAIGLTLFTALIVVPVNVAFGIAAAWCIAKFRFPGRNLLVALVELPFSISPIIAGVAYLFVYGAQGLLGPWLAEHDIKIMFAVPAIILASLFVTAPFVARELIPLMIAQGSEEEEAAVTLGAGGWRILRLVTLPNVRFALLYGAALCNARVMGEFGAVSVVAGNIRGQTNTLPLQIELLYQDNNAVAAFAVATLLTLVALVTLVAKAIIERLDAARVKAQGKPGH is encoded by the coding sequence ATGGCCCGAGAACCCGCCTCCTCCGCCGACGAACAGGGCCCCCGCCGCATCCGCGTCGGCGACGGGCCGGCGACGCGCCGCCTGCTGATCGGCACCGTGCTGCTCGTCACCGCGCTGGTGCTGGTGGCGCCGCTGCTCGCCATCTTCGCCGAGGCGTTCCGGCACGGCGCGGCGGCCTATGCCGCCTCCTTCCGCGCGCCGGACACGCAATATGCCATCGGCCTCACCCTGTTCACCGCGCTGATCGTGGTGCCGGTCAATGTGGCTTTCGGCATCGCCGCCGCCTGGTGCATCGCCAAGTTCCGCTTTCCCGGCCGCAACCTGCTGGTGGCGCTGGTGGAGCTGCCCTTCTCCATCTCGCCGATCATCGCCGGCGTCGCCTATCTCTTCGTCTATGGCGCGCAGGGGCTGCTCGGACCCTGGCTGGCCGAGCACGACATCAAGATCATGTTCGCGGTGCCGGCGATCATCCTCGCCAGCCTGTTCGTCACCGCGCCCTTCGTCGCCCGCGAGCTGATTCCGCTGATGATCGCTCAAGGTTCGGAGGAAGAGGAAGCGGCGGTGACGCTCGGGGCGGGCGGCTGGCGCATATTGCGCCTCGTCACCTTGCCCAATGTGCGCTTCGCCCTGCTCTATGGCGCGGCGCTGTGCAATGCGCGTGTCATGGGCGAGTTCGGCGCGGTCTCGGTGGTAGCGGGCAATATTCGCGGCCAGACCAACACGCTGCCGCTGCAGATCGAGTTGCTCTATCAGGACAATAACGCGGTCGCCGCCTTCGCGGTGGCGACGCTGCTGACCCTTGTCGCGCTGGTGACGCTGGTGGCGAAGGCGATCATCGAGCGGCTCGACGCCGCCCGCGTGAAGGCGCAGGGCAAGCCGGGGCACTGA
- the trpB gene encoding tryptophan synthase subunit beta, which translates to MNAPNSFRTGPDDNGHFGLFGGRFVAETLMPLILDLETAYNEAKADPAYKAEMDAGLKHYVGRPSPLYYAERLTEHLRASAPAGMGAKIYFKREELNHTGSHKVNNVLGQILLARRMGKKRIIAETGAGQHGVATATLCARYGLECVVYMGAVDVARQAPNVFRMKMLGASVVPVQSGSKTLKDAMNEALRDWVTNVSDTFYCIGTVAGPHPYPAMVRDFQSIIGTETREQMLAMEGRLPDSLIACIGGGSNAMGLFHPFLDDPSVKIFGVEAAGHGIPSGQHAASLTGGRPGVLHGNRTYLLMDGDGQIAEAHSISAGLDYPGIGPEHSWLHDTGRATYISATDDEALEAFQLVAKLEGIIPALEPAHALAKVAQLAPTFPEDHLMVVNLSGRGDKDIPQVADILGTSL; encoded by the coding sequence GTGAACGCTCCCAATTCCTTCCGCACCGGCCCCGACGACAACGGGCATTTCGGCCTCTTCGGCGGCCGTTTCGTTGCCGAAACGCTCATGCCGCTCATCCTCGATCTGGAGACGGCCTATAATGAGGCCAAGGCCGATCCCGCCTACAAGGCGGAGATGGATGCCGGGCTGAAGCATTATGTCGGCCGCCCCAGCCCGCTCTATTACGCCGAGCGGCTGACCGAGCATCTGCGCGCCAGCGCCCCGGCGGGGATGGGTGCCAAGATCTATTTCAAGCGCGAAGAGCTGAACCACACCGGCTCGCACAAGGTGAACAACGTTCTCGGCCAGATCCTGCTCGCCCGCCGCATGGGCAAGAAGCGAATCATCGCCGAGACGGGCGCGGGCCAGCATGGCGTGGCCACCGCCACGCTCTGCGCCCGCTACGGCCTCGAATGCGTGGTTTATATGGGCGCGGTCGATGTCGCCCGGCAGGCGCCCAACGTGTTCCGCATGAAGATGCTCGGCGCCAGCGTCGTTCCCGTCCAGTCCGGCTCGAAGACGCTGAAGGACGCGATGAACGAGGCGCTGCGCGACTGGGTGACCAACGTTTCCGATACCTTCTACTGCATCGGCACGGTGGCGGGCCCGCACCCCTACCCCGCCATGGTGCGCGACTTCCAGAGCATCATCGGCACCGAGACCCGCGAGCAGATGCTCGCCATGGAAGGCCGCCTGCCGGACAGCCTGATCGCCTGCATCGGCGGTGGCTCCAATGCCATGGGCCTGTTCCATCCTTTCCTCGACGACCCGAGCGTGAAGATCTTCGGCGTCGAGGCCGCCGGCCACGGCATCCCTTCCGGCCAGCACGCCGCCTCGCTCACCGGCGGGCGCCCGGGGGTGCTGCACGGCAACCGCACCTATCTGCTGATGGACGGCGACGGCCAGATCGCCGAGGCGCATTCCATCTCCGCCGGGCTCGACTATCCCGGCATCGGGCCGGAGCATTCCTGGCTGCACGACACCGGCCGCGCCACCTATATCTCCGCCACCGATGACGAGGCGCTGGAGGCGTTCCAACTGGTGGCGAAGCTGGAAGGCATCATCCCGGCGCTGGAGCCGGCGCATGCGCTGGCCAAGGTCGCGCAGCTCGCCCCCACCTTCCCGGAAGATCACCTGATGGTGGTCAACCTCTCCGGCCGGGGCGACAAGGACATCCCGCAGGTGGCGGACATTCTGGGAACGAGCCTATGA
- the cysT gene encoding sulfate ABC transporter permease subunit CysT, with the protein MNRVIPGLPLSLGITVLYLSLIVLLPLGALVWQALDVGWDRYLAIMSGARTMAAFRLTLSTAALATVFNCVYGLALAWVLVRYQFPGKRFLDALVDVPFALPTAVAGLALSALFAKNGWFGGPLAGLGIEVAYTPLGIAIAMAFTSIPFVVRTVQPVLEDLAADVEEAAATLGASDLRIFARIIFPAILPAFLTGASLGFARSLGEFGAIIFIAGNLPLKTEVVSLLTFIRIEEYDYPAAAAIAATLLGFAFVLLFLVNMLQLWQQRRIGTGD; encoded by the coding sequence TTGAACCGCGTCATACCGGGCCTTCCGCTCTCGCTCGGCATCACCGTGCTCTATCTCAGCCTGATCGTGCTGCTGCCACTCGGCGCGCTGGTCTGGCAGGCGCTGGATGTCGGCTGGGACCGCTACCTCGCCATTATGAGCGGAGCGCGCACCATGGCCGCCTTCCGCCTCACCCTGTCCACCGCCGCGCTGGCGACGGTGTTCAACTGCGTCTACGGGCTGGCGCTGGCCTGGGTGCTGGTGCGCTATCAATTTCCCGGCAAGCGCTTTCTCGACGCGCTGGTGGATGTGCCCTTCGCCTTGCCCACCGCTGTCGCCGGCCTCGCTCTGTCGGCGCTGTTCGCCAAGAATGGCTGGTTCGGCGGGCCGCTGGCCGGGCTCGGCATCGAGGTGGCCTATACCCCGCTCGGCATCGCCATCGCCATGGCCTTCACCTCGATTCCCTTCGTGGTGCGCACGGTGCAGCCGGTTCTGGAAGACCTCGCCGCCGATGTGGAGGAAGCCGCCGCGACGCTCGGCGCCTCGGATCTGCGCATCTTCGCCCGCATCATCTTCCCCGCCATATTGCCGGCCTTCCTGACCGGCGCCTCGCTCGGCTTCGCCCGCTCGCTCGGCGAATTCGGCGCCATCATCTTCATTGCCGGCAATCTGCCGCTGAAGACCGAAGTGGTGTCGCTGCTCACCTTCATCCGCATCGAGGAATATGACTACCCCGCCGCCGCCGCCATCGCCGCGACGCTGCTGGGCTTCGCCTTCGTCCTGCTGTTCCTGGTCAATATGCTCCAGCTCTGGCAGCAGCGCCGCATCGGCACGGGGGATTGA
- the sppA gene encoding signal peptide peptidase SppA produces MAASALDVDEVLARRRLRRKLAFWRVFALLVVLVGGLGAFAWWSDGAMLPRASAHVARVSIGGIIRNERERIEMLDAIGKSGAKAVILSIDSPGGTVVGSAALYDALRRLAEKKPIVAVVGGMAASGAYIAALGADHIVAPRNALVGSIGVIFQFPNFSELMKTVGISYEEIKSSPLKAAPNMFDPPTEAARAAVRALVEDSYGWFKGLVAERRLLDDEKLAIAADGRVFTGHQALPLRLIDEIGDERTGRDWLARERGVDKELPIRDWHTSRAGDEFGWLHGISVRLMSLIGLEDIARLVADAASGAAEQARLDGLLALWHPRGG; encoded by the coding sequence ATGGCCGCCAGCGCATTGGATGTCGACGAGGTGCTCGCTCGCCGCCGGCTGCGGCGCAAGCTCGCCTTCTGGCGGGTGTTCGCGCTGCTGGTGGTGCTGGTCGGCGGCCTCGGCGCCTTTGCCTGGTGGAGCGACGGCGCCATGCTGCCGCGCGCCTCCGCCCATGTTGCCCGCGTCTCCATCGGCGGCATCATCCGCAATGAGCGCGAGCGGATCGAGATGCTCGACGCCATCGGCAAATCCGGCGCCAAGGCGGTGATCCTTTCCATCGACAGCCCGGGCGGCACCGTGGTCGGCTCGGCCGCGCTGTATGACGCGCTGCGGCGGCTGGCGGAGAAAAAGCCGATCGTCGCCGTGGTCGGCGGCATGGCGGCGTCGGGCGCCTATATCGCGGCGCTGGGTGCCGACCATATCGTCGCGCCGCGCAACGCGCTGGTAGGCTCGATCGGAGTGATCTTCCAGTTCCCCAATTTCTCCGAACTGATGAAGACGGTCGGCATCTCCTATGAGGAGATCAAGTCGAGCCCGCTGAAAGCCGCGCCCAACATGTTCGATCCGCCCACCGAGGCGGCGAGGGCAGCGGTGCGCGCGCTGGTCGAGGACAGCTATGGCTGGTTCAAGGGGCTGGTGGCGGAACGCCGGCTGCTCGACGACGAAAAACTCGCCATCGCCGCCGACGGGCGCGTGTTCACCGGCCACCAGGCGCTGCCGCTGCGGCTGATCGACGAGATCGGCGACGAGCGCACCGGCCGCGACTGGCTCGCGCGCGAGAGGGGGGTGGACAAGGAACTTCCCATACGGGACTGGCACACAAGCCGCGCCGGCGACGAATTCGGCTGGCTGCACGGCATTTCCGTGCGACTCATGTCGTTGATCGGGCTTGAAGATATCGCCCGTCTCGTGGCAGATGCGGCGAGCGGGGCCGCTGAACAGGCCCGCCTTGACGGTCTTCTGGCCCTCTGGCACCCTCGCGGTGGCTAG